The genomic stretch TTTACAATCCCGAACATAGCCATCCCGGACGGGATAATTCAATTACCCGATACCTAAGAGGCGGCGCTTATTCAGGCGCGATCGTACACCGTTTCCACGCCGAGCGATTCTTCTCCATCCGGCGTGATGTTGAAGTGCGCGATGACTATCCTGTCCGGCGAATCAACCCGCACTTCGGTGCGCCAGCCCCAGTCCGGCCCGCCCTGTCCGTCCGGATAGCTGCCGAGCACGCTGAAGGAACTGGATGTTTCGCCTTCCTTCCATTCGCCGCCGGTGGAAAACAGGATCGCGCCCCCGGTGTGAAACGAGTCCACCCACGCGATTTCCCATTGCTTGCGCGCCTTGTCGTAGGCAAATAACGCCTTGCCGCTAAGTCCTTTTCCGCCGATTGCACCGTCGTATTCGTGAAACGCGAACTTGCCGTCGAGTATCAGCGAAATCCGTCCGCTCCACGGGGATTCGTCGTCCCGGCCCCAGGGTTCCAGAAACGTCTTCGTCGTGCCGCGCCATTCGCCAGCA from bacterium encodes the following:
- a CDS encoding DUF1579 family protein, which gives rise to MSDTSAFDNPKDLLAALAGEWRGTTKTFLEPWGRDDESPWSGRISLILDGKFAFHEYDGAIGGKGLSGKALFAYDKARKQWEIAWVDSFHTGGAILFSTGGEWKEGETSSSFSVLGSYPDGQGGPDWGWRTEVRVDSPDRIVIAHFNITPDGEESLGVETVYDRA